Proteins encoded together in one Chloroflexota bacterium window:
- a CDS encoding F0F1 ATP synthase subunit alpha codes for MAVRSQEIARILQQQISGQDLGTDTQTVGQVIEVGDGIARVWGLSDAVAGELLEFPGGPGEPTVMGLALNLEEETVGAVILGPYTQIQEGSEVRRTGKIASVPVGDALIGRVVNALGEPIDGKGPIATTSTRPVERIAPGVVRRQPVKTPVQTGIKSIDAMIPIGRGQRELIIGDRSTGKTVVALDTIINQKGGDLICIYVAIGQKQSSIAETVGILERYGAMEHTIVVAAAATDPAPMRYLAPFAGCAMGEEIMESGRDALIVYDDLSKHANSYREMSLLLRRPAGREAYPGDVFYLHSRLLERAARMSDEYKGGSLTALPIIETQANDVSAYIPTNVISITDGQIFLEPDLFNAGIRPAMNVGISVSRVGGSAQTRAMRSVAGRMKLELAQFRSLAAFAQFASDLDPVTRAQLERGIRLQEILKQPQFQPVPLAKQVAIIWCGTNGHLDSIPAASVGRFEQEFSRFLDATYPQLIETIQRDKVLSDESAATLRTAVDTFKKSTSF; via the coding sequence ATGGCAGTCCGCTCTCAGGAAATCGCGCGAATCCTTCAACAGCAGATCAGCGGTCAGGATCTCGGCACCGACACCCAGACAGTTGGGCAGGTGATCGAGGTTGGCGACGGTATCGCTCGGGTCTGGGGCCTCTCCGATGCCGTTGCCGGTGAGCTGCTGGAGTTCCCCGGCGGCCCCGGCGAGCCCACCGTGATGGGCCTGGCCCTGAACCTGGAAGAGGAGACGGTTGGCGCCGTGATCCTCGGGCCGTACACCCAGATCCAGGAGGGCAGCGAGGTCCGCCGCACCGGCAAGATCGCCTCGGTGCCGGTGGGTGACGCCCTGATCGGCCGCGTGGTGAACGCGCTGGGCGAGCCGATTGACGGCAAGGGCCCCATCGCGACGACGTCCACCCGCCCCGTGGAGCGCATCGCTCCGGGCGTGGTGCGCCGCCAGCCCGTGAAGACGCCGGTCCAGACGGGCATCAAGTCGATCGACGCGATGATCCCGATTGGGCGCGGCCAGCGCGAGCTGATCATCGGCGACCGCTCGACGGGCAAGACCGTCGTGGCGCTCGACACGATCATCAACCAGAAGGGCGGCGACCTGATCTGCATCTACGTCGCCATCGGTCAGAAGCAGTCCTCCATCGCCGAGACGGTGGGCATCCTGGAGCGCTACGGCGCCATGGAGCACACCATCGTGGTGGCGGCCGCTGCGACGGACCCGGCCCCGATGCGCTACCTCGCTCCGTTCGCCGGCTGCGCGATGGGCGAGGAGATCATGGAGTCCGGCCGTGACGCCCTGATCGTCTACGACGACCTGTCGAAGCACGCGAACTCGTACCGTGAGATGTCGCTGCTGCTCCGCCGCCCCGCAGGCCGCGAGGCCTACCCTGGCGACGTCTTCTACCTGCACTCCCGCCTGCTGGAGCGCGCCGCTCGCATGAGCGACGAGTACAAGGGCGGCTCGCTGACGGCCCTGCCGATCATCGAGACGCAGGCAAACGACGTCTCGGCCTACATCCCGACGAACGTCATCTCGATCACGGATGGCCAGATCTTCCTCGAGCCTGACCTCTTCAACGCGGGTATCCGCCCCGCCATGAACGTCGGTATCTCGGTGTCGCGGGTGGGCGGCTCGGCGCAGACCCGGGCGATGCGCTCGGTCGCCGGCCGCATGAAGCTGGAGCTGGCGCAGTTCCGCTCGCTGGCCGCGTTCGCGCAGTTCGCCTCAGACCTGGACCCGGTCACGCGGGCGCAGCTTGAGCGTGGTATCCGCCTCCAGGAGATCCTGAAGCAGCCGCAGTTCCAGCCGGTCCCGCTGGCGAAGCAGGTGGCGATCATCTGGTGCGGCACCAACGGGCACCTGGACTCGATCCCGGCGGCGAGCGTCGGGCGGTTCGAGCAGGAGTTCTCGCGGTTCCTCGATGCCACGTATCCGCAGCTGATCGAGACGATCCAGCGAGACAAGGTGCTCTCGGACGAGTCGGCGGCCACCCTCAGGACGGCGGTCGACACGTTCAAGAAGTCGACGAGCTTCTAA
- a CDS encoding F0F1 ATP synthase subunit delta has protein sequence MARTNIRALRFAEAAFAVARDTNTLDAWLEALDQASSLYENHAAELFLTSPVESAEKKRAVLKELLPGVSDDVQRFLAILAHRDRLELVPDIAVHFRRLLNEHRGIAVATVTTAVPIDDRQKAVIASRLGRRLGKTVVLEERVDPSIVGGVIAQVGDTVIDSSIRGRLERLRRTLTA, from the coding sequence GTGGCGCGGACGAATATCCGGGCGCTCCGCTTCGCGGAGGCGGCGTTTGCCGTCGCTCGGGATACGAACACTCTGGACGCCTGGCTCGAGGCTCTCGATCAGGCGTCCTCGCTGTACGAGAATCACGCCGCTGAACTGTTCCTGACCAGCCCGGTTGAGTCGGCTGAGAAGAAGCGGGCGGTGTTGAAGGAGCTGCTGCCCGGCGTCTCGGACGACGTGCAGCGTTTCCTGGCGATCCTGGCCCACCGGGATCGGCTGGAGCTGGTGCCGGACATCGCGGTGCATTTCCGCCGGCTGCTCAACGAGCACCGAGGGATCGCCGTGGCGACGGTCACCACGGCGGTGCCGATTGACGACCGGCAGAAGGCGGTGATCGCGTCGCGGCTGGGCCGGCGGCTCGGCAAGACGGTGGTGCTCGAAGAGCGCGTTGACCCGTCGATTGTGGGCGGGGTGATCGCGCAGGTGGGCGACACCGTCATCGACAGCAGCATTCGCGGTCGGCTGGAGCGGTTGCGGCGAACGTTGACCGCCTGA
- the atpF gene encoding F0F1 ATP synthase subunit B, with amino-acid sequence MSGVLTTLGIDGYAFLWHTLNFIVLIGLLYKFLYTPVVGLLDERTRKIEESLAAAERAQAEVARADRERDELLTNTRREIQEMMATAQQVAERIQSEARTTASTEAQRIIETARQEADAERAQAMAELRREVASLAVQAAERIISRNLDDQAQRQLVDEFLDERPTQAGRA; translated from the coding sequence ATGAGCGGAGTTTTAACAACGCTGGGGATTGACGGGTACGCCTTCCTCTGGCACACGCTCAACTTCATCGTTCTGATCGGCCTGCTCTACAAGTTCCTGTACACCCCGGTGGTGGGGCTGCTGGACGAGCGGACCCGGAAGATCGAGGAGAGCCTGGCTGCGGCCGAGCGAGCGCAGGCCGAGGTGGCGCGTGCGGACCGTGAGCGCGACGAGCTGCTCACGAACACCCGCCGCGAGATTCAGGAGATGATGGCGACGGCCCAGCAGGTTGCCGAGCGCATCCAGTCGGAGGCGCGGACGACGGCCAGCACCGAGGCGCAGCGCATCATCGAGACCGCCCGCCAGGAGGCGGACGCGGAGCGTGCCCAGGCGATGGCTGAGCTGCGGCGCGAGGTGGCGAGCCTGGCGGTCCAGGCGGCCGAGCGCATCATCAGCCGCAACCTCGACGATCAAGCCCAACGCCAGCTCGTGGACGAGTTTCTCGACGAGCGGCCGACGCAGGCCGGACGGGCCTAG
- the atpE gene encoding ATP synthase F0 subunit C, with protein sequence MEGMAAAVAIAVGALGPGLGIGYGVGKAMEAIGRNPEASDRILVPMLIGLGFAEAIAIYALVIAFLLPK encoded by the coding sequence GTGGAAGGAATGGCGGCCGCGGTGGCCATCGCCGTTGGGGCTCTGGGTCCTGGCCTTGGTATCGGCTACGGCGTTGGCAAGGCGATGGAAGCGATCGGGCGCAACCCCGAGGCCAGCGACCGGATCCTGGTCCCGATGCTGATCGGTCTGGGCTTCGCAGAGGCCATCGCGATTTACGCGCTCGTTATCGCGTTCCTCCTGCCGAAGTGA